In one window of Acanthochromis polyacanthus isolate Apoly-LR-REF ecotype Palm Island chromosome 8, KAUST_Apoly_ChrSc, whole genome shotgun sequence DNA:
- the LOC110950273 gene encoding LOW QUALITY PROTEIN: interferon-induced transmembrane protein 5-like (The sequence of the model RefSeq protein was modified relative to this genomic sequence to represent the inferred CDS: inserted 4 bases in 2 codons; deleted 3 bases in 3 codons) produces the protein MDNHSYNFPSDCTPLTNCKSARKPAGSTVVNMGNSGKNPPRDYLVWSLCNTLYVNFCCLGXHALIYSIKARDQKTQGNLQMAQECSDKAKWYNILAAGWNMLIPLLAIVLLVLLLVHLGSSQGSFXLLWEDGFQSFMKLFSW, from the exons ATGGACAACCATTCGTACAACTTCCCTTCTGACTGCACCCCGCTCACCAACTGCAAGTCTGCGCGTAAGCCAGCTGGATCCACCGTG GTGAACATGGGCAACTCCGGCAAGAATCCTCCCCGGGACTATCTAGTCTGGTCGCTGTGCAACACCTTGTACGTTAACTTCTGCTGCCTGGG TCATGCGCTCATCTACTCCATCAAG GCCAGGGACCAGAAGACTCAGGGCAACCTGCAGATGGCCCAGGAG TGTTCGGACAAAGCCAAATGGTACAACATCCTGGCAGCCGGC TGGAACATGCTGATTCCACTTCTGGCCATCGTCCTGCTCGTCCTCCTGCTCGTCCACCTCGGCTCGTCTCAGGGCTCCTT ACTTCTTTGGGAAGATGGCTTCCAAAGCTTCATGAAGCTGTTCAGCTGGTAG
- the LOC110950275 gene encoding YY1-associated factor 2-like, with protein sequence MMCDVRKGTSTRKPRPVSQLVAQQVNQQFASPTQPKKEKKEKSEKDKSEKEMTLKKKSHKKMRPRLKNIDRSSAQHLEVTVGDLTVVITDFKEKAKPTSTSTSAASADQHSQSGSSSDNTERGVSRCSSPRGEGSSLNGETH encoded by the exons ATGATGTGTGATGTCAGAAAAGGGACGTCAACTCG aaaaccaCGGCCTGTTTCTCAGCTGGTTGCACAGCAAGTAAATCAGCAGTTCGCGTCACCAACACAGCccaaaaaggagaagaaagagaaatcGGAGAAAgacaaaagtgaaaaagaaatgacactgaaaaagaaaagccaTAAAAAGATGAG GCCCAGGTTAAAAAACATCGACAGGAGCAGCGCTCAGCACCTGGAGGTCACAGTTGGAGATTTGACAGTAGTAATCACAGACTTTAAGGAGAAAGCCAAACCCACGTCCACTTCAACAAGTGCTGCCTCAGCAGACCAACACAGTCAAAGCGGCTCAAGCTCTGATAACACTGAACGAGGCGTCTCCAGATGTTCTTCGCCCCGCGGTGAAGGCTCGTCACTTAACGGAGAGACTCACTAA
- the LOC110950274 gene encoding glucoside xylosyltransferase 1-like isoform X1, translating to MRCYLHAFLLCMVLSFLSLLYVFSQLASTLEDADGWAAREHGIPDRSSHESGHLLRKMPGPAGLPDREEGLDRCKSLSVSYWNPYWRLPADVCGVNCLLESSLSEGSDSFVKKPSDERSHLAVVACGPRLEETLNMLKSAVLFSKKPLHFYIFAEEELHNSFRDALKSWPRVVQGHFNFTIYHITFPKENEREWKKLFKPCASQRLFLPLILKDVDSLLYVDTDILFLEPVEHIWALLTQFNSSQLAAMAPEHEEPRIGWYNRFARHPYYGKTGINSGVMLMNMTRFREKFFKNDMTAAALQWEEMLMPLLQKYKLNITWGDQDLLNIIFHHNPESLYVFPCQWNYRPDHCIYGSNCKQAEQEGVFILHGNRGVYHDDKQPAFRAVYEAIQKYPFGENMEASLLQPLEASLQTTTHTYCGRASHLLTKRLKQSIASVQQDVTKRR from the exons ATGCGATGCTATCTTCACGCATTTCTCCTGTGCATGGTCCTCAGCTTCCTCTCTCTGCTGTATGTGTTCAGTCAGCTCGCCTCCACCCTGGAGGACGCAGACGGCTGGGCGGCGAGAGAACACGGGATACCCGACAGGAGCAGTCATGAGAGCGGGCATCTTCTCAGGAAAATGCCGGGACCGGCAGGCCTCCCAGACCGCGAAGAAGGGCTGGACAG GTGTAAATCACTGTCAGTTTCTTACTGGAATCCATATTGGAGACTGCCTGCTGATGTTTGTGGAGTGAACTGCTTATTGGAATCATCTCTTAG TGAGGGGTCGGACTCTTTTGTCAAGAAACCTAGCGATGAGAGGAGTCACCTGGCTGTGGTGGCCTGTGGCCCCAGGCTGGAGGAAACTCTCAATATGTTGAAGTCTGCTGTTCTCTTCAGCAAAAAGCCtctacatttttacatctttgctGAGGAGGAACTGCATAACAGTTTCAGAGATGCT CTGAAGTCGTGGCCTAGAGTGGTTCAGGGCCATTTCAACTTCACCATCTACCACATCACTTTTCCCAAGGAGAATGAAAGAGAATGGAAGAAGCTCTTCAAACCTTGTGCCTCTCAGAGGCTCTTCCTGCCA CTAATCCTGAAAGATGTGGACTCCTTGCTTTATGTCGACACAGATATTCTTTTTCTGGAACCAGTTGAGCACATCTGGGCCCTGCTCACTCAGTTCAATTCAAGCCAGTTAGCTGCCATGGCTCCAGAGCACGAAGAACCACGTATCGGCTGGTACAACCGTTTCGCCCGTCACCCGTACTATGGCAAGACAGGCATCAACTCAGGGGTCATGCTCATGAACATGACACGCTTCAGGGAGAAATTTTTTAAG AATGACATGACAGCAGCTGCACTGCAGTGGGAGGAAATGCTGATGCCCCTTCTCCAGAAGTATAAACTCAACATCACATGGGGCGACCAGGACCTTCTTAACATCATATTTCACCATAACCCAG AAAGCTTATATGTGTTCCCGTGCCAGTGGAACTACCGTCCAGACCACTGCATCTATGGCAGCAACTGTAAACAGGCTGAACAAGAAGGTGTCTTCATTCTCCATGGTAACAGAGGAGTTTATCATGATGACAAGCAGCCTGCATTTCGAGCAGTCTATGAAGCCATACAAAAG TACCCATTTGGTGAGAACATGGAGGCTTCGCTGCTTCAGCCGCTGGAGGCGTCGCTGCAGACGACCACACACACCTACTGTGGCCGAGCCAGCCACCTCTTGACCAAGAGGTTAAAGCAGAGCATCGCGTCTGTTCAACAGGACGTCACGAAACGAAGATGA
- the LOC110950274 gene encoding glucoside xylosyltransferase 1-like isoform X2, whose amino-acid sequence MRCYLHAFLLCMVLSFLSLLYVFSQLASTLEDADGWAAREHGIPDRSSHESGHLLRKMPGPAGLPDREEGLDSEGSDSFVKKPSDERSHLAVVACGPRLEETLNMLKSAVLFSKKPLHFYIFAEEELHNSFRDALKSWPRVVQGHFNFTIYHITFPKENEREWKKLFKPCASQRLFLPLILKDVDSLLYVDTDILFLEPVEHIWALLTQFNSSQLAAMAPEHEEPRIGWYNRFARHPYYGKTGINSGVMLMNMTRFREKFFKNDMTAAALQWEEMLMPLLQKYKLNITWGDQDLLNIIFHHNPESLYVFPCQWNYRPDHCIYGSNCKQAEQEGVFILHGNRGVYHDDKQPAFRAVYEAIQKYPFGENMEASLLQPLEASLQTTTHTYCGRASHLLTKRLKQSIASVQQDVTKRR is encoded by the exons ATGCGATGCTATCTTCACGCATTTCTCCTGTGCATGGTCCTCAGCTTCCTCTCTCTGCTGTATGTGTTCAGTCAGCTCGCCTCCACCCTGGAGGACGCAGACGGCTGGGCGGCGAGAGAACACGGGATACCCGACAGGAGCAGTCATGAGAGCGGGCATCTTCTCAGGAAAATGCCGGGACCGGCAGGCCTCCCAGACCGCGAAGAAGGGCTGGACAG TGAGGGGTCGGACTCTTTTGTCAAGAAACCTAGCGATGAGAGGAGTCACCTGGCTGTGGTGGCCTGTGGCCCCAGGCTGGAGGAAACTCTCAATATGTTGAAGTCTGCTGTTCTCTTCAGCAAAAAGCCtctacatttttacatctttgctGAGGAGGAACTGCATAACAGTTTCAGAGATGCT CTGAAGTCGTGGCCTAGAGTGGTTCAGGGCCATTTCAACTTCACCATCTACCACATCACTTTTCCCAAGGAGAATGAAAGAGAATGGAAGAAGCTCTTCAAACCTTGTGCCTCTCAGAGGCTCTTCCTGCCA CTAATCCTGAAAGATGTGGACTCCTTGCTTTATGTCGACACAGATATTCTTTTTCTGGAACCAGTTGAGCACATCTGGGCCCTGCTCACTCAGTTCAATTCAAGCCAGTTAGCTGCCATGGCTCCAGAGCACGAAGAACCACGTATCGGCTGGTACAACCGTTTCGCCCGTCACCCGTACTATGGCAAGACAGGCATCAACTCAGGGGTCATGCTCATGAACATGACACGCTTCAGGGAGAAATTTTTTAAG AATGACATGACAGCAGCTGCACTGCAGTGGGAGGAAATGCTGATGCCCCTTCTCCAGAAGTATAAACTCAACATCACATGGGGCGACCAGGACCTTCTTAACATCATATTTCACCATAACCCAG AAAGCTTATATGTGTTCCCGTGCCAGTGGAACTACCGTCCAGACCACTGCATCTATGGCAGCAACTGTAAACAGGCTGAACAAGAAGGTGTCTTCATTCTCCATGGTAACAGAGGAGTTTATCATGATGACAAGCAGCCTGCATTTCGAGCAGTCTATGAAGCCATACAAAAG TACCCATTTGGTGAGAACATGGAGGCTTCGCTGCTTCAGCCGCTGGAGGCGTCGCTGCAGACGACCACACACACCTACTGTGGCCGAGCCAGCCACCTCTTGACCAAGAGGTTAAAGCAGAGCATCGCGTCTGTTCAACAGGACGTCACGAAACGAAGATGA